AAAAGGGGTGAAGGGGGAAATTGTAACTCTGGGACAAGTCTGTGATTTGGTGGCAAATGGTGACAAACTCTATGCCGCAACAGACAGAGGTCTTTTCTATCTTGATGATGTTGAAGGTTATATCAAGAGCAAGGGAAAGAGCGAAGCTTGGAAGGGATGGAAAAATCTTCTCTATGGAACTGTTGTGAATGATGTCGAAATCTCCGGCTCCAATCTTTATGCCGGTAGCGCCAACGGTGTTTTTGAAAGTACCGATGGTGGCGAAAATTGGAGCGCTGTTGGAAATATAGGAACTGCTGTTTATAGCGTGAATGCTAATTTAGGATCAACTTTGCTGGCGGGTACCGATAACGGAGTCTTCTCCTACGTGAATGGGCAGACAACATGGAACGCCGAAGGCAAAGTCGAAGGCAGAGTTTATAGCATTGCTACCGATCCTTATTCTGACAGTATTTATATTGGCTCAGCTAACGGTTTCTATGTGAGCCGTGACGGTGGTATTACCTTTAACAAAGTTTCCGGCGATGCCGTGGTCCGCTCGATTAGCGTTGGTTACACGGCAGATCCGACACAAGGGAAGAGTGCTTTTGCCCTCTATCTTGCGACGGAAACAGGCGTGATGAATGCCTCGTTGTCTGAGATGATAATGAACGAAGGAGTCATCACACCTCCAGTTTCAACACCCGGCGCAGAAGGAACATCACGACCCGTTCCAACGACACCGAACGCAACAGGAAACGTGAGTCAGTAATAATGTAGTAGATTTTAATTCAAGTTTTTATATAAACGCCGCATGTCCTCGAAACGTGCGGCGTTTTTGTTTTTTAATTCTTGGTCAATAATTCCTTTAAAAAAACATTGAAAAGATGGCGTATATTGTTATAATATACGCCAATGGATGTTTTTATTAAAGGATTTGACTGGGATGAGGCCAATTTGAAAAAACTTGGCAAACACGGTGTTGTTCAGGAAGAGGCCGAGGAAATTTTTTATTTGTCTCCGTTTGTTGACGAGGGGGCCTATGAGAAGAAAAAAAAAAGATACCGTTGTTTGGGGATTACTTCGGGCGGCCGTTATTTGGCCGCGTTCTTCACCATCCGGCGCGGTTTTATACGGAATATCTCCGTGAGACCGATGCGACGACAAGAAAGGAAGCTTTATGCAGAAAAGAAAACCACTTAAAAAGATTCCCGCTTTTTCTTCGGAAGCGGAGGAGGCTGTTTTTTGGGACAAAGCAAATTCCACGGAATATTTTTCCGGCGAGGGTGGCATCCGGCTGAGGCTTCCTTTACGCACCATTATCATTTCCTTCCGTATTCCACGAAAATTGCTGGAGAGGCTCAAAAAATTGGCACAGTTGAAGGATGTCCCCTATCAATCTCTGCTCAAAATTTACCTCGATGAAAAAGTAAGAGATGAAATCGCAATCCTAAAAAAGGTGGCATAAAGGAGATGTCTCTAACAATTTTAGGGTAGATTTTAATTCAAGTTTTTATATAAACGCCGCATGTCCTCGAAACGTGCGGCGTTTTTATTACTTGTGTTTGGTTTTTGGTCCATAGTCCATAGTCCATGGTCCATGGTCCATGCTTCTTCCTTCACCAAAGTTGATCCCCTCATTCCCATGCTTGCCAAGCAGATCCGCACACGCACACCCGGTTTGGCTTCCAAGGCCATTTCTTTGAATGAAGCGGGTGAACGCGTGATTGACTGTTTTGTTGTTGTTTATGATCCGTCAAAGACTTCAACCATTGCTGATCGCATCAAAGCGCAGGGCGGGCAGGTGCGTTCCACCATTGATACGGTGATGACTGCATTTCTTCCTTTGAATGCTGTGAATGAAATTTCCGGTTGGTCCGAAATCAAATACATCGAAGCGGGCAAACCGATGCGCGCAAAAAACGATACGGCCCGAACGGCAACCGGTGTTGATTCGGTGTCTGCGGGAACCGGTCTCGATAAGCGTTACGACGGCTCCGGAGTGATTGTGGGCGTTGTGGATGACACTCTTATTGACTGGGGACACGCTGATTTTACCGATGCCAGCGGCAAGACACGTTTTCTGTTTTTCT
This genomic window from Deltaproteobacteria bacterium contains:
- a CDS encoding BrnT family toxin; protein product: MDVFIKGFDWDEANLKKLGKHGVVQEEAEEIFYLSPFVDEGAYEKKKKRYRCLGITSGGRYLAAFFTIRRGFIRNISVRPMRRQERKLYAEKKTT